One genomic region from Pagrus major chromosome 24, Pma_NU_1.0 encodes:
- the LOC140992036 gene encoding thymosin beta-12 codes for MSDKPDISEVATFDKTKLKKTETQEKNPLPTKETIEQEKAETS; via the exons ATGAGCGACAAGCCCGACATCTCAGAGGTGGCCACCTTTGACAAGACCAAGCTGAAGAAGACAGAGACGCAGGAGAAAAACCCCCTGCCGACAAAAGAAA CCATCGAACAGGAGAAGGCGGAAACGTCATGA
- the LOC141020441 gene encoding ribose-phosphate pyrophosphokinase 2, translated as MPNIVLFSGSSHHDLSQKVADRLGLDLGKVITKKFSNQETCVEIGESVRGEDVYIVQSGCGEINDNLMELLIMINACKIASSSRVTAVIPCFPYARQDKKDKSRAPISAKLVANMLSVAGADHIITMDLHASQIQGFFDIAVDNLYAEPAVLQWIRENIPEWKNCIIVSPDAGGAKRVTSIADRLNVDFALIHKERKKANEVDRMVLVGDVKDRVAILVDDMADTCGTICHAADKLIDAGAVKVYAILTHGIFSGPAISRINSAPFEAVVVTNTIPQEEKMKACPKIQVIDISMILAEAIRRTHNGESVSYLFSHVPL; from the exons ATGCCGAACATCGTGCTTTTTAGCGGGAGCTCTCACCACGACCTGTCCCAGAAAGTGGCCGATCGGCTCGGGCTGGATCTGGGGAAAGTGATAACGAAGAAATTCAGCAACCAGGAGACATG TGTTGAAATCGGGGAGAGCGTGCGAGGCGAGGACGTGTACATCGTGCAGAGCGGCTGCGGCGAAATCAACGACAACCTCATGGAGCTTCTAATCATGATCAACGCCTGCAAGATCGCCTCCTCGTCCCGCGTCACCGCCGTCATCCCCTGCTTCCCCTACGCCCGGCAGGACAAAAAGGACAAG AGTCGAGCACCCATCTCAGCCAAGCTGGTCGCCAACATGTTGTCTGTGGCCGGCGCCGACCACATCATCACCATGGACCTCCACGCATCACAAATCCAG GGCTTCTTTGACATCGCTGTAGACAACCTTTACGCAGAGCCGGCTGTTCTGCAGTGGATCAGAGAAAACATCCCCGAGTGGAAGAACTGCATCATCGTGTCTCCAGATGCCGGCGGAGCAAAACG CGTGACGTCCATCGCTGACCGTCTGAACGTGGACTTCGCCCTCATccacaaagagaggaagaaggccAACGAGGTGGACCGCATGGTGCTGGTGGGCGACGTCAAGGACCGCGTGGCCATCCTGGTGGACGACATGGCCGACACCTGCGGCACCATCTGCCACGCCGCCGACAA GCTGATCGATGCCGGTGCAGTAAAGGTCTACGCCATCCTGACACACGGCATCTTCTCCGGTCCGGCAATCTCTCGCATCAACAGCGCCCCGTTCGAGGCCGTGGTGGTGACCAACACCATCCCACAGGAAGAGAAGATGAAGGCGTGCCCGAAAATACAG GTCATCGACATCTCCATGATCCTGGCGGAGGCGATCAGGAGAACCCACAACGGCGAGTCAGTGTCCTACCTCTTCAGCCACGTACCTTTGTAA